A region from the Lolium perenne isolate Kyuss_39 chromosome 4, Kyuss_2.0, whole genome shotgun sequence genome encodes:
- the LOC127293324 gene encoding uncharacterized protein, translating into MEIVDDDPGMNRHGYPRGYHFVPRNKELIGVLEDKLAGRPLPYPPNIFHDIQILDYHPANLYETYKEHEEAGCVYFFSLRKFPGAKRTRPVRATKDGNWTASGHGKLVTRGGVDVGYKHTMVFYEKKKNKANKSEGKTDWAMHEYTSITGPEDKQVADLALYRLYNKEEKEAGKHFRILSNDSPKKKKKKKRMKKNEAGQHVITLANGSPKSEELPSPCPTDGGMPVPSTSQANDYYHVFADAPLMVPSLQATAVNYCPQQQATGTPMWPQQQAGNDFELADWDSKPPSLPPLLAPSTASGSEAIGHSLPTSQQQDAEYPGPAVSNEQPLTTLPPSVVTVLGTAAEGDYLDNEFKVLCASPCWLPMLDDDDDLPMLMDEENYTCTIDELLGDMDDKAAMSTEEADPDDQV; encoded by the exons ATGGAGATCGTCGACGACGACCCTGGGATGAACCGGCACGGGTACCCGCGGGGCTACCACTTCGTTCCCCGGAACAAAGAGCTCATCGGCGTCCTGGAAGACAAGCTCGCCGGCCGCCCTCTCCCTTACCCTCCCAATATCTTCCATGACATCCAGATCCTCGACTACCACCCCGCCAACCTCTACG AGACGTACAAGGAGCACGAGGAGGCCGGGTGCGTCTACTTCTTCAGCCTCAGGAAGTTCCCAGGTGCCAAAAGGACGCGGCCGGTGCGCGCCACCAAGGACGGCAACTGGACGGCCTCGGGGCATGGCAAGCTCGTGACGCGCGGTGGCGTGGACGTTGGCTATAAGCACACCATGGTGTTCtacgagaagaagaagaacaaggccaacaagtccgagGGTAAGACCGACTGGGCCATGCACGAGTACACCAGCATCACTGGACCCGAGGACAAGCAG GTCGCAGATTTGGCTTTGTACCGTCTCTACAATAAGGAGGAGAAGGAGGCAGGCAAGCACTTTCGTATCTTATCCAACGATtcaccgaagaagaagaagaagaagaagaggatgaagaagaatgAAGCAGGCCAGCACGTTATTACCTTAGCCAACGGTTCACCGAAGTCGGAGGAGCTGCCATCACCGTGTCCGACGGACGGAGGGATGCCCGTGCCCTCGACATCACAGGCAAATGACTATTACCATGTATTTGCCGACGCGCCACTGATGGTACCCTCGCTGCAGGCAACCGCCGTGAATTACTGCCCGCAGCAGCAGGCAACCGGCACGCCTATGTGGCCGCAGCAGCAGGCTGGCAACGACTTCGAGCTTGCAGATTGGGACAGTAAGCCGCCATCTCTGCCTCCCCTgctagcaccgtcgacggcgtcaGGGTCAGAAGCCATTGGGCACAGCCTGCCAACGTCGCAGCAACAGGATGCCGAGTATCCAGGACCTGCAGTCTCGAATGAGCAGCCGCTGACGACGCTCCCACCTTCAGTCGTAACAGTGCTAGGGACGGCTGCCGAGGGGGACTACCTGGATAATGAGTTCAAGGTGTTATGCGCGAGCCCCTGCTGGTTACCCATgctcgacgatgacgacgacttgCCGATGCTTATGGACGAAGAGAACTATACATGCACAATAGACGAGCTATTGGGCGACATGGACGACAAGGCGGCGATGTCGACAGAGGAAGCAGATCCTGACGATCAGGTTTAG